One genomic segment of Polyodon spathula isolate WHYD16114869_AA chromosome 35, ASM1765450v1, whole genome shotgun sequence includes these proteins:
- the LOC121303791 gene encoding G-protein coupled receptor 4-like — MEQQNAYSEAADMNSDNSTLQCNFENCSYSNEYETYLFPAFYGIVFSVGLVGNLIGLGVIVQLLRNRNVLGVYLLNLCISDLVYITTLPVWAAYTHNPEGWTFGITACNFVGFFFSTNVYTTIVFLSCISMDRFLAVVYPLRSRGLRTMKVAILVCVVVWLIILGSHSVLLFHQELFVEGHGIKLCYEKYPTEPWLAQLNHFRVFVVFLIPLVLLLVSYSMTIRVINQSSSLEVRRKRKITGLLLSMITIFVVSYLPYHIILLVQSYLSYSEDCSCEVNRRIRPAYRIIFALTSISSALDPILNIFVSNSVKQDIMRNAVAIQDWAARLFSSDCLKVPRKPFLKTVNERVSADNCLRNHIPTGLQENRPISQDAAHLSLS, encoded by the exons ATGGAACAGCAGAACGCTTACAGCGAG GCTGCTGACATGAATTCAGACAACTCCACCTTGCAGTGCAATTTTGAAAACTGTTCCTACTCCAACGAATATGAGACCTACCTCTTTCCCGCTTTCTACGGGATCGTGTTCTCGGTGGGGCTGGTGGGGAACCTGATCGGCTTGGGGGTGATCGTGCAGCTCCTGAGGAACCGCAATGTCCTGGGAGTCTACCTGCTGAACCTCTGCATCTCCGACCTCGTGTACATCACCACCCTGCCCGTGTGGGCTGCCTACACCCACAACCCAGAGGGCTGGACCTTCGGAATAACCGCTTGCAACTTCGTCGGCTTCTTCTTCAGCACCAACGTCTACACCACCATTGTGTTCCTCAGCTGCATCTCCATGGACAGATTCCTAGCTGTGGTCTACCCGTTGCGATCTAGAGGTCTCCGGACTATGAAAGTGGCCATCCTGGTGTGTGTGGTGGTTTGGCTGATCATTTTGGGCTCCCATTCGGTACTCTTGTTCCATCAGGAACTCTTTGTGGAGGGCCATGGCATCAAGCTCTGCTACGAGAAGTATCCCACGGAACCCTGGTTGGCCCAGCTGAACCATTTCCGTGTCTTTGTGGTCTTCCTCATCCCCTTGGTCCTCTTGTTGGTATCCTACAGCATGACCATCAGGGTGATCAACCAAAGTTCTTCCCTGGAGGTGAGGAGGAAACGAAAGATCACCGGGCTCCTGCTCAGCATGATCACCATCTTCGTGGTGTCCTACCTGCCCTACCACATCATCCTCTTGGTCCAGTCCTACCTCAGTTACTCTGAAGACTGCTCCTGCGAGGTGAATCGCAGGATCCGGCCAGCCTACAGGATCATCTTTGCTTTAACCAGCATCTCCAGTGCCTTGGATCCAATTTTGAACATTTTCGTCAGCAACAGCGTGAAGCAGGACATCATGAGAAATGCCGTCGCCATCCAGGATTGGGCAGCCAGGTTGTTCTCTTCGGATTGCCTGAAAGTCCCAAGGAAACCTTTCTTGAAAACCGTAAACGAGAGAGTCAGTGCGGACAACTGCCTCAGGAACCACATCCCCACGGGTCTACAGGAGAACAGACCAATCAGCCAAGACGCAGCTCACCTCTCTTTAAGTTAA
- the LOC121303761 gene encoding estrogen-related receptor gamma-like, with translation MEVPQSSCEPCFKTEPPSPVFALDSVTQFSPGGSSDSSGCSLLSGGQSLDPDSPSSGSSGCRGSVIDSCSNQRYRSGRTPECDHGAALSSEPKRLCLVCADFASGYHYGVASCEACKAFFKRTIQGNIEYSCPVLNTCEITKRRRKSCQACRFRKCLQVGMMKEGVRMDRVRGGRQKYKISSEPFKTTGEILHSRKPFPLDGCFLGNKVISHLLLMEPTPVFAMPDPTAPESDVKTLTTLCDLLNRELLIVIGWAKHIPGFPSLPLVDQIALLQSGWMEILVLAVASRSLAFAEELVFAGNFLLDRGQCRSAGLLDLYSALQQLISKYQKMGLSPEELVALKAMALANSDSAHIENVEAVQHLQDGLHEALRDYEGSWQPQDPHRTGKLLMTLPLLRQTASRAIHCFCRLHLEGRVPLHKLFLEMLEAKM, from the exons ATGGAGGTCCCGCAGTCATCATGCGAGCCCTGCTTCAAAACAGAACCGCCCAGCCCGGTGTTCGCCCTAGACAGCGTGACCCAGTTCAGCCCCGGCGGCTCGTCCGACAGCAGCGGCTGCAGTCTCCTTTCCGGGGGGCAATCGCTGGATCCTGATTCCCCGAGCTCGGGAAGCAGCGGGTGCAGGGGCTCAGTGATAGATTCCTGCAGCAACCAGCGATACAGAAGCGGGCGGACCCCAGAGTGTGATCACGGCGCTGCCCTCAGCTCCGAGCCCAAGCGGCTCTGTTTGGTGTGCGCGGACTTTGCGTCAGGGTATCACTACGGGGTCGCTTCGTGTGAAGCTTGCAAGGCATTTTTCAAGCGAACCATCCAGG GTAATATAGAGTACAGCTGCCCGGTGCTGAACACATGTGAGATCACGAAGAGGAGGAGGAAATCCTGCCAGGCCTGTCGCTTCAGGAAGTGTCTGCAAGTCGGGATGATGAAGGAAG GCGTCCGAATGGACCGTGTGAGGGGAGGTCGTCAGAAATACAAAATCTCGTCAGAGCCTTTCAAGACAACAGGTGAGATTTTGCATTCTCGCA AACCCTTTCCCTTAGATGGGTG TTTTCTAGGCAACAAAGTAATTTCCCACCTCCTTCTAATGGAGCCCACCCCTGTCTTCGCCATGCCCGACCCCACAGCCCCAGAAAGTGACGTCAAAACCCTGACCACCCTGTGTGACCTCCTCAACAGAGAGCTGCTTATCGTGATTGGCTGGGCAAAGCACATCCCAG GCTTCCCCAGCCTGCCTCTGGTTGACCAGATAGCCCTGCTTCAGAGCGGCTGGATGGAGATCCTGGTTCTGGCCGTGGCGTCTCGCTCGCTGGCTTTTGCGGAGGAGCTGGTGTTCGCTGGGAATTTCCTGCTGGACCGTGGGCAGTGCCGCTCGGCTGGGCTGCTTGACCTCTACAGCGCCTTGCAGCAGCTCATCAGCAAGTACCAGAAGATGGGGCTCAGCCCGGAAGAGCTGGTCGCCCTCAAAGCCATGGCGCTGGCCAACTCAG ACTCGGCTCACATTGAGAACGTGGAGGCAGTGCAGCATCTTCAGGACGGACTCCACGAAGCCCTGCGGGATTACGAGGGGAGCTGGCAGCCCCAGGACCCTCACCGCACGGGCAAGCTGCTCATGACTCTCCCCCTGCTCCGGCAGACTGCCAGTCGAGCCATTCACTGCTTCTGCAGGCTGCACCTGGAGGGCAGGGTGCCCCTGCACAAACTCTTCCTGGAGATGCTAGAGGCTAAGATGTGA